One genomic window of Luteitalea pratensis includes the following:
- a CDS encoding RNA polymerase sigma factor, protein MGTFMPDEGKATETGLLLERARGGDRDALERVLDRYVPRLRRWASGRLPQWARDCIDTDDLVQETVLHTLRHVDGFEPRGPGAFHAYVRQALANRIRNELRNAARRPAIGGLDSNAAADQQSPLEEAIGRERLDRYDGALARLEPSEREAVVSRVELGLSYQELAEVTGRPSADAARMAVGRALMKLAAHLRAGAVES, encoded by the coding sequence ATGGGCACCTTCATGCCGGACGAGGGGAAGGCCACCGAAACCGGCCTGCTGCTGGAGCGGGCTCGGGGTGGCGACCGCGACGCGCTCGAGCGGGTGCTCGACCGCTATGTGCCACGTCTCCGACGATGGGCGAGCGGGCGCCTGCCGCAGTGGGCGCGCGACTGCATCGATACCGACGACCTCGTTCAGGAGACCGTGCTCCACACGCTCCGTCACGTCGATGGCTTCGAGCCACGTGGGCCAGGCGCGTTCCACGCGTACGTGCGCCAGGCCCTCGCGAACCGCATCCGGAACGAACTGCGCAACGCCGCGCGTCGACCGGCCATCGGCGGTCTCGATTCGAATGCCGCCGCGGATCAACAGTCACCGCTCGAAGAGGCGATCGGCCGCGAGCGTCTCGACCGCTACGACGGCGCGCTCGCGCGACTCGAGCCCTCCGAGCGCGAGGCCGTCGTATCGCGCGTCGAACTTGGGCTGAGCTACCAGGAGCTTGCGGAGGTCACGGGCCGCCCCTCGGCGGATGCGGCCCGCATGGCGGTCGGCCGGGCCCTCATGAAGCTGGCCGCGCACCTGCGCGCCGGCGCGGTGGAGTCTTGA